One window of Rhodothermales bacterium genomic DNA carries:
- the rpsQ gene encoding 30S ribosomal protein S17: MEANNTRNARKERVGLVVSSKMDKSILVAIERQVKHPMYGKFVKKTTKLMAHDETNDAGEGDTVRIMETRPMSKNKRWRLVEVVERAK; encoded by the coding sequence ATGGAAGCGAACAACACACGTAACGCCCGAAAGGAGAGGGTCGGCCTGGTGGTCTCGTCCAAAATGGACAAGAGCATCCTGGTGGCGATCGAGCGTCAGGTGAAGCACCCGATGTACGGCAAGTTCGTCAAGAAGACGACGAAGCTCATGGCCCATGATGAGACCAACGACGCCGGCGAAGGCGACACCGTCCGCATCATGGAGACCCGTCCCATGAGCAAGAACAAGCGCTGGCGCCTGGTAGAGGTCGTGGAGCGCGCCAAGTAA
- the rpmC gene encoding 50S ribosomal protein L29 has protein sequence MKASEVREMSSEEIAQRIKDEKDQLSHLKFQHAVAELPNPIVIRQKRRLIARLSGILNERSAAE, from the coding sequence ACGGGAAATGTCCAGCGAGGAAATCGCACAGCGCATCAAGGACGAGAAGGATCAGCTGAGCCATCTCAAGTTCCAGCATGCGGTTGCCGAGCTGCCCAATCCCATCGTCATTCGCCAGAAGCGGCGCCTCATTGCGCGGCTGAGCGGCATTCTCAACGAGCGGTCCGCCGCCGAATAA